From the Kribbella sp. CA-293567 genome, the window GGAGAAATGAGTCTTGGCGGAGTGCAGGACCAGGGTCGGCACTCCGACCTCGATGCCGCGGTGGATCCTGCGATGAGCCCGGCGTACGGCGTTGAGCCAGCCGACGGTGACCGGAAACCCTCTCAGTGGCTTCAAGGTCGTGTCGAAGTCCCACTCGCCGGTTCCGGTGATGTGGATCGAGCTGCCGTAGGCGCCCGGCGGAGCGGGCAGTACTCGCTGAGGGATGACGCGGGCCAGGGGGACCAGCGCCCACGTGACCGGGCCGCGGAGCATCGCGCTGCCTTGCTGGTCGAGCCAAGGGCTGTTGAGTACCAGCGCGTCGATCCGGCTCAACTGCCCGTTGCGGCGTCGCCTGTCCAGCCAGAGCGGCACGATGAGACCGCCCGTCGAGTGGGCGACGACGGTGATCGGCAGTCCCGGGTGCTCAGCGGCGACGAGGTCGAGGCTTCGGTCGAGCTCGTTGTCGTAGAACGCCAGGTCGGAGACGTAGTGCGCGGTCTGGCCGGGCCGACGGGCGCGACCGCACTTGCGCAGGTCGAGGGCATAGAACGCGGCGCCTCGACCGGTGAAGAAGTCGGCCAGCTCGGTCTGGAAGAAGTAGTCGGCGAAGCCGTGCACGTAGAGCACCACGCCGCGGGGATCAGCCGGCGCGGTACGCCGTACCAGGGTCGCCTCGACCTCTCCTTCGCCGTCGGGGTCGAGTCCGAGGATGATGGTGTGCTGCTGGTAGTCGTCACCGAGCAGGTCGGGCTTCCAGCTGAGCGTCGTTTTCATCTGTTCTGTAGGGCCTAGGCCTCGGTGTCCGTCTTCTTCTCTCGCCATTCGCGTTCGAACGGGAGTCGCCAGGCGTGCGGGGCGATCAGCTGGTGGATGGCGTTCGGTCCCCAGGTGCCCGGGGCGTAGGTCTTGACCGGCGGCGGGTCCTCCAGCAGCAGGGCGGAGTTCTCCCAGAGCGACTCGATGCCCTCGGCGGTGGTGAAGAGGGTGTGGTCGCCGCGCATCGCGTCCAGGATCAGCCGCTCGTAGGCCTCCAGTACGTCGCCCGCCGTCTCGGTCTCCTGGGTGGAGAACTGCATCGACAGCTTCTCCAGCCGCATCCCCGGGCCGGGACGCTTGCCGTAGAAGGACAGCGAGACCCGGGACGAGTCGGCCAGGTCGAAGGTCAGGTGGTCCGGGCCCTGCGAGCCGACCCCGGAGCCGGCCGGGAACATTGTCTTCGGCGCCTCCTTGAAGGCGATCGAGATGATCCGCATCCCCTCGGCCATCTTCTTGCCGGTCCGCAGGTAGAACGGCACGCCGGCCCAGCGCCAGTTGTCGATCCCGACCTTCATCGCGATGAAGGTCTCGGTGTCGGAGTCCGGCGCGACGCCGGCCTCGCCGCGGTAGCCGCCGTACTGGCCGCGGACGACGTCGGCCGGCTGGATCGGCAGCATCGACCGGAAGACCTTGTTCTTCTCCTCCGAGATGGCCCGCGGCTCCAGCGCGGTCGGCGGCTCCATCGCGACGAACGCCAGCACCTGCAGCACGTGCGTGACCACCATGTCCTTGAACGCACCGGTCGGCTCGTAGAAGGTGGCCCGCTGGTCCAGCCCGAGCGACTCGGGGATGTCGATCTGGATGTGGTCGATGAAGTTGCGGTTCCAGATCGGCTCGAACAACCCGTTGGCGAACCGGAAGGCGAGGATGTTCTGCGCCGCCTCCTTGCCGAGGAAGTGGTCGATCCGGAAGATCTGCGACTCGTCGAAGGTCTCGTGCACGAAGTCGTTCAGCTCGATCGCCGACTGCAGGTCGTCACCGAACGGCTTCTCCATCACCACCCGGGCCCGGTCGACCAGATCGGCGTCGCGCAGCATCTGGATCACCGACCGGGCGGCCTTCGGCGGCACCGACAGGTAGTGCAGCCGGCAGGCGTCCGGACCGAGCGCGGCCTCGGCCGTCTTCACGGCGGCGGCCAGCGCGTCCGGGCCCTGCAAGGTGGAGACGTACTCGAGCCGCTCGGAGAACTGGGCCCACTCCTCCTCGGTGATCTGGTGCGTCCCGAAGGTGTCCACCGCGAGCCGGGCGCGGGCCCGGAACTCGTCCGAGGTGAGCTCCTCCATCGCCGTCCCGATGATCCGTACGTCGGGCGCGAACCGGTTCTGCTGCAGATAGGCCAGGCCGGGCAGCAGCTTGCGCTTGGCCAGGTCGCCGGTCGCCCCGAACAGCACGATCACGTGCGGCGCGAGCGGCTCGGGACCGCGCCGCGACGGCCTCGAAGCGGCCGCCGGATAGGCGATCGTCTGAGTACGGGAATCGGTCATTCTGAGTCCTCCTGGAGACGACCGGCCAGCGACGACCTCAGTGTAGGCGGGCCGCCGGGTGGGGATCTGCTAGTACAGGCCCTCGTAGGCGGCCATCACCATGGTCAGGCCTCGTTCGTCGCCCAGCGGGCCTTCTTCCAGCATCTGGTTCATCGCGTAGGCGACGGTGAGGCGTTGTTCGAGGTCGACCAGGACGAGGGAGCCGCCCCAGCCGCCCCAGGTGCAGATGCTGCCCTGCATCAAGCTGTAGCCCATTCCGTACCGGACCGTCCGCTGCAGCACCTCGTCCTCGCCGGAGAACTGTTCGTCGAGCACTCGCCGGCAGCCGGCCGGGGACAACAGCCGGACCCCACGGGCCTCGCCGCCGTTGGCCAGCAGCGACTGGACTGCCGCGATCGACCGCGCGTTACCGAAGCCGCTGGCCGATGGAATATCCGAGCGTCGCCACGCATCGGTGTTGGCGATCTCGGCCGGGACCAGGGGATTGCTTTCGTGCGTGACGTATCCCGGTGCTCTGGTCCGGGCCGGGATGATCGGTGCGACCCGGTGGTCGTGTTCGGCCGGCAGACCGAGGTGGAAGTCGGCCCCGAGCGGACCGGCGACCTCCTCGGCGAAGAAGGTGCCGAGGCTCCGGCCGGTCACCCGCCGGACGACCTCGCCGAGCAGATAGCCCTGAGTCATCGAGTGGTACGCGCCAACCGTGCCGGGTGTCGACAGCAGCTCCTGCGCGGCCAGCAGTTCCGTCAGTTGCGACCAGTCGAAGAGCTGCTCGGTCTGCACCGGCTCCACCCAGGTCGGCAACCCGGAGGTGTGGCCGAGCACCTGCCGCACCAGCACCTTTTCCTTGCCAGCGGCACCGAACTCGGGCCAGTACCGCGCCACCGGCGCGTCCAGGTCGAGAACGCCGCGGTCGGCCAGGATCAACGCGCACAACGCGGCCATCGTCTTGGTGGTCGACCAGACGCAGGTGATCGTGTCCCGCTCCCACGGCCGGGTGCGCTCCGCATCGGCGTACCCGCCCCAGAGGTCGACCACCGGCTGGTCCCCGACGTACACCGCCACGGAGGCACCGACGTCCTGATCGTCGAGGCTCGCCGCCAAAGCCTCGCGAACCGCCGCGAATCGTTCGTCACAGGTGCCCCGGAGTTCCGCCATGGACAGTATTCAAACCCGACGACGAAACGACAGCGGAGGCGGCGTGCTCCACCCACAGCAGCCCCACCCACCCACCCCACCCCAAACACCCACCCCGCCCAAACCCCCACCCCACCCAAACACCCACCCCACCCGCCCCACCCACCCAACCCAACCACCGCGATGGGGGGTCCGGGGGGCGAAGCCCCTCCGGGCGGGGCCTGGGGGCCGCGCCCCCAGAAAACACAAAGGGCGATCCACACTCGCGCACTCCGCGAATATGAAACGCCCAGATCAACCGCGCCCCCGGCAGGATTCGAACCTGCGCACCCGCCTCCGGAGGGCGGTGCTCTATCCCCTGAGCTACGGGGGCTCAGGAACGAGCAGAACATTAGCAGGGATTTCGGTGCGGGTTTGCACGGGGGAGGCCCTGACCCGTCCCTGGGTCCTCCGCGCGGCGGGATCCAAGGCGTCCGGGAAGCCGTCATAGTGGTCGTAAGTCCAAGCACCGAAAGGAAAACTGACTCATGGCTAGCTCTTTGGTCCGTCCGGCCGGCGGTCGCTGGATCGGTGGCGTCTGTGCGGGACTCGCGCGCCGGTTCAACATGACGCCGAACACGGTCCGGCTGATCTTCGTGATCAGCTGCCTGCTGCCCGGCCCGCAGATCCTGCTCTACATCGCGCTGTGGTTGCTGATGCCGTCGGAGCGCTGACGCGGGTGGCATGAAACCCTGCCTCCCATGAGAGCGGGTCTGGTAGTCGCCGTGGCGCTGAGCCTGGTTCCCGTGGTGAGCGGCTGCCAGGTCGGCCCCGCGGCGCCGGGTCCGGCCGAGATCAGGACCGGTCCGCCGCCGTGGGACGCGCCGCGCGACGCGGTCTCGTACGTCGACAAGGCGGGGTTCGAGCGGTTGCCGCTCGACTTCAGCGGCCCGGCGCCGTACACGGTGAAGCTGTCGGTCACCGTGGACGGGAAACCGGTCGAGATCCCGGCGGACGTCGGTATCGACCGGGTCCGCGCCGAGCAGGCGGCGATCCACACCCATGCCACCGACGGCGTGATCTACGTCGAGGCCAAGACGAAGGCCGAGCGCCCGACCCTGAACCAGTTCTTCGCCCTCTGGGGAGTCCGGTACGACGCCCGCTGCCTGGCCGACGCCTGCGCCTCCCTGACCGTCCGCGTCAACGGCGCCCCGGCTCCCTGGGACACCCGGCTGCCCCGCGAAAGCCGGATCGAGGTCGACGCCCGGCACTGACCCGGCAGGCTGCCGTACCGCGCTGTGGATACTGAGTCAAGGGTTTGGGCGCGTGGCCATTAGGCTGGGCCGGTGACTCCGGAACAGCTCGCTGAGAAGATCCTGTTGGCCCTGACCGCGCTCGTCGACGACGGCACGCTGACGGTCGAGGGTGGCCTGCCTGGCGAGCACAAGGTGGAGCGACCCAAGAACCCCGAGCACGGCGACTACGCGACCAACATCGCGATGCAGCTCGGCAAGCGCTCCAGCCTGGGCAACCCGCGCAAGCTGGCCGAGCTGCTGGCCGCCAGACTGCAGGACGACGACGCCATCACGGCCGTCGAGATCGCCGGTCCCGGCTTCATCAACATCCGGGTCGCCGCCGACGCCCAGGGCAGGATCGCGGCGCAGATCCTCGAGGCGGGCGCGGCGTACGGGTCGACCGACTCGCTCAAGGGTCAGCCGATCAACCTGGAGTTCATCTCCGCCAACCCGACCGGGCCGCTGCACCTCGGTCACACCCGCTGGGCCGCCGTCGGTGACGCGCTGGCCCGGGTGCTGATCGCCGCCGGCGCCAAGGTGACCCGCGAGTTCTACGTGAACGACCGCGGCGCCCAGATGGACAAGTTCGGTGCCTCGCTGCAGGCGGCCGCCCACGGCGTACCGGTGCCGGAGGACGGCTACCACGGGGAGTACGTCAACGACCTCGCCGCGCGGATCGTCGCCGAGGAGCCGCAGATCCTGGAGCTGCCCGAGAGCGAGCAGCCGGTCGCCTTCCGCGAGGCCGGCTACGTGCGCCAGCTCAAGGAGCAGCAGGACCAGCTGGCGCACTTCCGGACCGAGTTCGACGTCTGGATGTCGGAGCGCAGCCTGCACGAGCAGGACGGGGTCGGTCACGCGATCGACAAGCTGCGCGAGCAGGGCCACCTGTACGAGGCCGACGACGCGCTCTGGATGCGCACCACCGACTTCACCGACGACAAGGACCGGGTGCTGATCCGGACCAACGGCGAGCCGACCTACTTCGCCTCCGACGCCGCGTACTACGTGAACAAGCGCGACCGCGGTTTCGAGGTGGCGATCTACCTGCTCGGCGCCGACCACCACGGCTACGTGAACCGGCTGAAGGCGATCGCGGCCTGTGCCGGCGACGACCCCGAGCACAACATCGAGATCCTGATCGGCCAGCTGGTGAAGATCCTCAAGAACGGCGAGGAGATGAAGCTGTCCAAGCGGGCCGGCACCATCGTCACGCTGGCCGAGCTGGTCGAGGAGAGCGGCGTCGACCCGCTGCGGTACACGCTGTGCCGCTACCCGGTGGACTCGCCGCTGACCCTGGACATCGAGGAGATGACCCGCCAGGTCAGCGAGAACCCGGTGTACTACGTGCAGTACGCGCACGCCCGGCTCGCCTCGATCCTGCGCAACGCCGACGAGCTCGGCATCAAGCTGGACGAGTTCGAGCCCGGTCTGCTCAGCCACGAGAAGGAGGGTGACCTGCTCCGCGCGCTGGCCGACTTCCCGCGGGTGGTGGCGACCTCGGCCGAGCTGCGCGAGCCGCACCGGATCGCCCGCTACCTGGAGGACACCGCCGCGGCGTTCCACAAGTTCTACGACGTCTGCCGGGTGCTCCCGCGCGGCGACGAGGAGACCGAACCGGTGCACCAGGCCCGCCTGACGCTGGTCGGCGCGACCAAGACGGTGCTCGCCAACGGGCTGGACCTGCTCGGCGTCTCCGCCCCGGAGCGGATGTGAGGGCGCACGAGGCGGGCACGCTGCACGCCGACATCGGGCACAAGGCGCCGCCGTGGCTGCGGGCGCCGCGGGACCCCAACGACCTGGTCCCGGCGCTGTGGTCGACCACGGCCAGGAAGAACGACGACGGTGCCCTCGAGGTCGGCGGCGTCGACCTGCGTGAGCTGGTCGCCGAGCACGGCAGCCCGGCGTACGTGCTGGACGAGGACGATTTCCGCGCCCGCGCCCGGGCGTTCAAGGTGGCGTTCAAGGACTCCGACGTGTACTACGCCGGCAAGGCCTTCCTCTGCACGACGGTGGTCCGCTGGGTGATGGAGGAGGGGCTCAACCTCGACATCTGCTCCGGTGGTGAGCTGGCCGTCGCGCTGCGGGCGGGAGCCGACCCGAAGCGGCTGGGCTTCCACGGCAACAACAAGTCCGAGCAGGAGCTGGCCCGCGCGCTGGACGCCGGCGTCGGCCGCATCATCGTCGACTCCCAGTTCGAGATCTCCCGGCTGATCGAGCTGGCGGCCGAGCGCGGTGTGGTCGCGCCGGTGATGGTCCGGGTCACCGCGGGCGTCGAGGCGCACACCCACGAGTACATCGCGACCGCGCACGAGGATCAGAAGTTCGGCTTCTCGATCACCTCCGGCGCGGCCTTCGAAGCCGTTGCCCGGGTCAACGAAGCGGCCGAGCTGGAGCTGCTCGGTCTGCACTCCCACATCGGCTCGCAGATCTTCGACACGTCCGGTTTCGAGCTGGCCGCCAAGCGCCTGATCGCCTTGCACGCAAGGGTTTCCGAAGAGCTCGGCGCCGACATGCCGGAGCTCGACCTGGGCGGTGGGTTCGGCATCGCCTACACCACCCAGGACGACCCGGCCGATCCCGCCCAGCTGGCCACCGAGATGGCCAAGATCATCGAGCACGAGTGCCGCGCGTACAGCGTCGAGGCGCCGCGGCTGTCGATCGAGCCCGGCCGCGCGATCGTCGGCCCGGCCGTCTGCACGGTCTACACCGTCGGCACGGTCAAGGAGGTCGCGCTGGACGCCGGCGCCCAGCGCACCTACGTCTCCGTCGACGGCGGGATGAGCGACAACATCCGCACCGCGCTGTACGACGCGGACTACTCCTGCACCCTGGCCAACCGGTACGCCGGCGCCACTCCGACGCTGGCCCGGGTGGTCGGCAAGCACTGCGAGTCCGGCGACATCGTGGTCAAGGACGAGTTCCTGCCGGCCGACGTGACGCCCGGCGACCTGGTCGCCGTACCGGGCACCGGCGCCTACTGCCGCTCGATGGCGAGCAACTACAACCACGTACCGCGGCCACCGGTGATCGCGGTCAAGGACGGCCGGACCCGGGTCGTGGTTCGTCGCGAGACCGAGGACGACATGCTTGCACTGGACATGGGGGCCGAGTGAAACCGTCAGGCAAACCCTTGAAGGTGGCGCTGCTGGGTTGCGGCGTCGTCGGGACCGAAGTGGTCCGGATCCTCACCGAGCGGGCCGACGACCTGGCGGCGCGGGTCGGTGCGCCGCTGGAGATCGCCGGCATCGCCGTCCGCCGGGCCGGCCGGGCCCGCGACATCGCGGTCGATCCCGCCCTCGTCACCACCGACGCGCAGGCGCTGGTCTCGCGCGGTGACCTGGACCTGGTGATCGAGGTGATCGGCGGGATCGAACCGGCCCGCAGCCTGATCCTGACCGCGCTCGAGCACGGCGCCTCGGTGGTCACCGCCAACAAGGCGCTGCTGGCCGAGGACGGCCCGACCCTGTTCGCGGCCGCCGAGAAGTTCGA encodes:
- a CDS encoding alpha/beta hydrolase translates to MKTTLSWKPDLLGDDYQQHTIILGLDPDGEGEVEATLVRRTAPADPRGVVLYVHGFADYFFQTELADFFTGRGAAFYALDLRKCGRARRPGQTAHYVSDLAFYDNELDRSLDLVAAEHPGLPITVVAHSTGGLIVPLWLDRRRRNGQLSRIDALVLNSPWLDQQGSAMLRGPVTWALVPLARVIPQRVLPAPPGAYGSSIHITGTGEWDFDTTLKPLRGFPVTVGWLNAVRRAHRRIHRGIEVGVPTLVLHSAKTHFSRTHSDLVDRADAVLDVRQIARWAPHLGAHVTVVVIPDARHDVFLSQVEPKTTAYRAVTAWLDGVHRSE
- a CDS encoding PspC domain-containing protein, whose amino-acid sequence is MASSLVRPAGGRWIGGVCAGLARRFNMTPNTVRLIFVISCLLPGPQILLYIALWLLMPSER
- a CDS encoding serine hydrolase domain-containing protein is translated as MAELRGTCDERFAAVREALAASLDDQDVGASVAVYVGDQPVVDLWGGYADAERTRPWERDTITCVWSTTKTMAALCALILADRGVLDLDAPVARYWPEFGAAGKEKVLVRQVLGHTSGLPTWVEPVQTEQLFDWSQLTELLAAQELLSTPGTVGAYHSMTQGYLLGEVVRRVTGRSLGTFFAEEVAGPLGADFHLGLPAEHDHRVAPIIPARTRAPGYVTHESNPLVPAEIANTDAWRRSDIPSASGFGNARSIAAVQSLLANGGEARGVRLLSPAGCRRVLDEQFSGEDEVLQRTVRYGMGYSLMQGSICTWGGWGGSLVLVDLEQRLTVAYAMNQMLEEGPLGDERGLTMVMAAYEGLY
- the zwf gene encoding glucose-6-phosphate dehydrogenase → MTDSRTQTIAYPAAASRPSRRGPEPLAPHVIVLFGATGDLAKRKLLPGLAYLQQNRFAPDVRIIGTAMEELTSDEFRARARLAVDTFGTHQITEEEWAQFSERLEYVSTLQGPDALAAAVKTAEAALGPDACRLHYLSVPPKAARSVIQMLRDADLVDRARVVMEKPFGDDLQSAIELNDFVHETFDESQIFRIDHFLGKEAAQNILAFRFANGLFEPIWNRNFIDHIQIDIPESLGLDQRATFYEPTGAFKDMVVTHVLQVLAFVAMEPPTALEPRAISEEKNKVFRSMLPIQPADVVRGQYGGYRGEAGVAPDSDTETFIAMKVGIDNWRWAGVPFYLRTGKKMAEGMRIISIAFKEAPKTMFPAGSGVGSQGPDHLTFDLADSSRVSLSFYGKRPGPGMRLEKLSMQFSTQETETAGDVLEAYERLILDAMRGDHTLFTTAEGIESLWENSALLLEDPPPVKTYAPGTWGPNAIHQLIAPHAWRLPFEREWREKKTDTEA
- the argS gene encoding arginine--tRNA ligase, with protein sequence MTPEQLAEKILLALTALVDDGTLTVEGGLPGEHKVERPKNPEHGDYATNIAMQLGKRSSLGNPRKLAELLAARLQDDDAITAVEIAGPGFINIRVAADAQGRIAAQILEAGAAYGSTDSLKGQPINLEFISANPTGPLHLGHTRWAAVGDALARVLIAAGAKVTREFYVNDRGAQMDKFGASLQAAAHGVPVPEDGYHGEYVNDLAARIVAEEPQILELPESEQPVAFREAGYVRQLKEQQDQLAHFRTEFDVWMSERSLHEQDGVGHAIDKLREQGHLYEADDALWMRTTDFTDDKDRVLIRTNGEPTYFASDAAYYVNKRDRGFEVAIYLLGADHHGYVNRLKAIAACAGDDPEHNIEILIGQLVKILKNGEEMKLSKRAGTIVTLAELVEESGVDPLRYTLCRYPVDSPLTLDIEEMTRQVSENPVYYVQYAHARLASILRNADELGIKLDEFEPGLLSHEKEGDLLRALADFPRVVATSAELREPHRIARYLEDTAAAFHKFYDVCRVLPRGDEETEPVHQARLTLVGATKTVLANGLDLLGVSAPERM
- the lysA gene encoding diaminopimelate decarboxylase, encoding MRAHEAGTLHADIGHKAPPWLRAPRDPNDLVPALWSTTARKNDDGALEVGGVDLRELVAEHGSPAYVLDEDDFRARARAFKVAFKDSDVYYAGKAFLCTTVVRWVMEEGLNLDICSGGELAVALRAGADPKRLGFHGNNKSEQELARALDAGVGRIIVDSQFEISRLIELAAERGVVAPVMVRVTAGVEAHTHEYIATAHEDQKFGFSITSGAAFEAVARVNEAAELELLGLHSHIGSQIFDTSGFELAAKRLIALHARVSEELGADMPELDLGGGFGIAYTTQDDPADPAQLATEMAKIIEHECRAYSVEAPRLSIEPGRAIVGPAVCTVYTVGTVKEVALDAGAQRTYVSVDGGMSDNIRTALYDADYSCTLANRYAGATPTLARVVGKHCESGDIVVKDEFLPADVTPGDLVAVPGTGAYCRSMASNYNHVPRPPVIAVKDGRTRVVVRRETEDDMLALDMGAE